From Streptomyces sp. TLI_053, a single genomic window includes:
- a CDS encoding OsmC family protein, which produces MSAEPAGAGPAAGPADSEPVFVRSAAAVATSTDDDYRVDIRSGRHRLSADEPESAGGADTATTPVGLLLSALGSCTAITLRMYAQRKQWPLTTVRVHLGYEKGPEKAVRITRRIELIGDLDEAQRARLLDIADRTPVTRAVSAGTPIVPAAPRTANGAHHA; this is translated from the coding sequence GTGAGCGCCGAGCCCGCCGGCGCGGGTCCGGCCGCCGGACCGGCGGACAGCGAACCCGTCTTCGTCCGCTCCGCCGCCGCCGTCGCGACCAGCACCGACGACGACTACCGCGTCGACATCCGCTCCGGCCGCCACCGGCTCTCCGCCGACGAGCCCGAATCGGCCGGCGGCGCCGACACCGCCACCACCCCGGTCGGCCTGCTGCTCTCCGCCCTCGGCTCCTGCACCGCGATCACCCTGCGGATGTACGCCCAGCGCAAGCAGTGGCCGCTGACCACCGTGCGGGTCCACCTCGGCTACGAGAAGGGCCCCGAGAAGGCCGTCCGCATCACCCGCCGGATCGAGCTGATCGGCGACCTCGACGAGGCCCAGCGCGCCCGTCTGCTCGACATCGCCGACCGGACCCCCGTCACCCGGGCCGTCTCCGCCGGCACCCCCATCGTCCCGGCCGCCCCGCGCACCGCGAACGGAGCCCACCATGCCTGA